One genomic segment of Phycisphaerae bacterium includes these proteins:
- a CDS encoding acetyl-CoA carboxylase biotin carboxyl carrier protein subunit, whose protein sequence is MHRLKLQPPGSEPIEILIDRTDQLAREAYHFQRGDRHAEVEVETLAPWSGWLRLQGRVVPYFAARTGDTIEVWVQGRRHRLELVPMTARRAAATAEAAATNTLTAPMPGTILKIDVEPGDAFEAHRPLIVMESMKMEMTISSPSPGRVKDVLCKVGDMVEMGELLARLEPPDEA, encoded by the coding sequence ATGCACCGCCTGAAACTCCAACCTCCCGGCTCGGAACCGATCGAGATCCTCATCGATCGCACCGACCAGCTCGCCCGCGAGGCCTACCACTTCCAGCGTGGCGACCGTCACGCCGAGGTCGAGGTCGAAACCCTCGCCCCCTGGTCCGGCTGGCTCCGCCTCCAGGGCCGCGTCGTGCCCTATTTCGCGGCGCGTACCGGCGACACCATCGAGGTCTGGGTCCAGGGCCGGCGCCATCGCCTCGAACTCGTCCCCATGACCGCCCGCCGCGCCGCCGCCACCGCCGAGGCCGCCGCCACCAACACCCTCACCGCCCCCATGCCCGGGACGATCCTCAAAATCGATGTCGAACCGGGCGACGCCTTTGAGGCTCACCGCCCCCTGATCGTCATGGAATCCATGAAAATGGAAATGACCATTTCGTCGCCCTCCCCCGGCCGCGTGAAGGACGTCCTCTGCAAAGTGGGCGACATGGTGGAAATGGGCGAACTCCTCGCCCGCCTCGAACCCCCCGACGAAGCATGA